The Lactuca sativa cultivar Salinas chromosome 2, Lsat_Salinas_v11, whole genome shotgun sequence genome includes a window with the following:
- the LOC111913372 gene encoding uncharacterized protein LOC111913372: MNDGENELAKRKKKHWTLDWDKDEFSGKGGDAFVMNGFKNWNIPNRFERHEGAVNSIHNRAREKFDMLTKSKKSIQSAFKHQSTKSQKEYHSRLFASIHSIRYLLHQGLPTRGHDESQGSSNKGNFIELLEWLAKHNEEVEKVVLKNAPKNLKVTSSSIEKDITHACAKETTEAIIKELGEDYFAILADESADITHNEKISLCLQYAIYSLLTEHSLSSSKIRGQGYDGASNMKGESNGLKTLILKETTSAYYVHYFAHQHQLTIVVVSKKSINYGWLFDILTNLLNIIGVSCKRKEMLPEAQAQKVSQAFDDGQLESGKGLNQELSLGRPGDTRWGSHYKLTVNVISLYPVIREVLDKIGDVSSSTDDWLKVDVVGYLPESFDFIFMIHLMKTIFDDANDLNNALQTKDQDIVNAMSLVTLTRQRLQQVKDNGWEPLLSLSIPFEK; this comes from the exons ATGAATGATGGTGAAAACGAGTTAGCAAAACGCAAGAAGAAACACTGGACATTAGATTG GGATAAGGATGAATTCTCTGGAAAAGGTGGAGATGCTTTTGTTATGAATGGCTTTAAAAACTGGAATATACCAAATAGGTTCGAAAGACATGAGGGAGCCGTTAATAGTATCCATAATCGAGCTAGAGAAAAGTTTGATATGCTTACCAAATCCAAAAAGTCAATACAAAGTGCTTTTAAGCATCAATCTACAAAATCCCAAAAAGAATACCACAGTCGTTTGTTTGCTTCAATACATAGTATAAGGTATCTTTTACATCAAGGATTGCCAACTCGGGGTCATGATGAAAGTCAAGGATCAAGTAATAAAGGGAACTTTATCGAACTTCTTGAATGGTTAGCAAAACATAATGAGGAAGTTGAAAAAGTTGTGTTGAAAAATGCTCCAAAGAACTTAAAAGTGACCTCCTCTTCCATTGAAAAAGATATCACACACGCTTGTGCAAAAGAAACAACTGAAGCCATTATTAAAGAACTTGGTGAAGATTACTTTGCAATATTGGCAGATGAATCGGCTGATATAACTCATAACGAGAAAATTTCTTTGTGCTTGCAATAT GCAATTTATTCTTTGCTTACGGAGCATTCGTTAAGTTCATCTAAAATTCGAGGTCAAGGATATGATGGAGCTAGCAATATGAAGGGTGAAAGTAATGGACTTAAAACTCTAATCTTAAAAGAAACCACATCTGCATACTATGTTCACTATTTTGCACATCAACATCAACTAACAATAGTTGTTGTTTCAAAAAAGAGCATAAATTATGGTTGGCTCTTTGACATACTTACAAACTTACTAAATATCATTGGAGTTTCTTGTAAGAGAAAAGAAATGTTGCCAGAAGCTCAAGCTCAAAAGGTTTCACAAGCATTTGATGATGGTCAACTTGAAAGTGGCAAAGGATTGAATCAAGAACTTAGTTTGGGAAGACCAGGTGATACTCGTTGGGGATCCCACTATAAACTGACTGTGAATGTTATTTCCTTATATCCTGTGATACGCGAGGTTCTTGATAAGATTGGAGATGTATCTTCAAGCACGGACGATTGGCTAAAAGTGGATGTTGTTGGTTATTTACCCGAgtcttttgattttatatttatgaTACATTTGATGAAGACTATTTTTGATGATGCAAATGATTTGAACAACGCTTTACAAACTAAAGATCAAGACATAGTTAATGCCATGTCGTTGGTGACATTGACCCGACAACGACTACAACAAGTAAAAGATAATGGGTGGGAACCTCTCCTAAGTTTG agtatccCTTTCGAAAAgtag